One Campylobacter massiliensis DNA window includes the following coding sequences:
- a CDS encoding adenylate kinase, translating to MKKLFLIIGAPGSGKTTDASLIAQEDSKFAHFSTGDLLRAEVASGSELGKLIDGFISKGNLVPLDVVVNAIVSAIKSSDKLNVIIDGYPRSVEQMTELDKVLAAQNEIALKGVIEVDVSEAVARERVLGRARGADDNNEVFNNRMKVYLEPIEAIRKFYKEKGLLHVVNGERAIEPIVADVKALVNSL from the coding sequence ATGAAAAAACTATTTTTAATCATCGGCGCACCAGGCTCCGGCAAAACCACCGACGCATCGCTAATCGCGCAAGAGGACTCCAAATTTGCGCACTTCTCAACGGGCGATCTGCTCCGTGCAGAGGTTGCTAGCGGCTCAGAGCTAGGCAAACTAATCGACGGCTTTATCTCAAAAGGCAACCTAGTTCCGCTTGACGTCGTCGTAAACGCGATCGTCTCGGCGATAAAAAGCTCAGATAAATTAAACGTCATCATCGACGGCTATCCGCGTAGCGTCGAGCAGATGACCGAGCTAGACAAGGTGCTAGCCGCACAAAACGAGATCGCGTTAAAAGGTGTGATCGAAGTGGACGTTAGCGAAGCCGTCGCACGCGAGAGAGTGCTCGGACGAGCGCGCGGAGCCGACGACAACAACGAGGTTTTCAACAACCGCATGAAGGTTTATCTAGAGCCGATCGAGGCGATACGCAAATTTTACAAAGAAAAAGGCCTGCTTCACGTCGTAAACGGCGAGCGTGCGATCGAGCCTATCGTGGCCGACGTCAAAGCCCTCGTAAATAGCTTATAA
- a CDS encoding N-acetylmuramoyl-L-alanine amidase — MAKIIRKIFVILFLLAAAFANDGFFDKFDREFDGASSKKKTEFHQELRVLYVRSIMHNDKELTAKSLQRLIKSAKALGLDTKSYEKELKGLPQPKAAPAPKKEKEAPKPKQPEAKDQKEAKQKPAELKQLSAPVNKKNPAEQDKLTLVSVIRGSDSLELKFNRQLGGSDINKFTLNQKGLYRDIYQFKGVWSAGTVESIKGFLVDEVRISQFDASTVRVVFVNKFEINLKLRAEDRSLVFKKASPTQEQKSLKNENLNSKQAAAKDNHQKSQISQKQSVEKTIDLKQAQIQARQMAEKKKIEQAKLEQKQEAQKNAAKTKPEIAQAPQQQKTAQSQSQNQKLAQQKQEKVAAQTKTDAKKTQSTTEKDEQEIVLAPVKTTSAKKITSAKGKVIVLDAGHGGDDPGAINGSLKEKNIVLSIAQKAGKELQGRGYKVYYTRSKDKFINLRDRTKYANDKAADLFISIHANAAPNKSKAATMRGIETFFLSPARSERSKNAAALENKSDIEEMNYFSKQTFLNFLNREKIIASNKLAIDVQREVLARAKSVSSKASDGGVREAPFWVLVGALMPAVLLEVGYITHPDEGELINNSKYQDALAKGLADGIDVYFSNQQ, encoded by the coding sequence ATGGCGAAGATAATTAGAAAAATTTTTGTAATTTTATTTTTATTGGCGGCGGCGTTTGCGAACGACGGCTTTTTTGATAAATTCGACCGCGAATTTGACGGCGCAAGTAGCAAGAAAAAGACGGAATTTCATCAAGAACTGCGCGTGCTGTACGTTAGATCCATCATGCACAACGACAAGGAGCTAACCGCAAAGTCGCTGCAGCGTCTGATAAAAAGCGCAAAAGCTCTGGGGCTGGATACGAAGTCGTACGAAAAAGAGCTAAAAGGCCTGCCGCAGCCAAAAGCCGCGCCTGCGCCTAAAAAAGAAAAAGAGGCGCCAAAGCCTAAACAGCCCGAAGCAAAAGACCAAAAAGAGGCCAAACAAAAGCCTGCCGAGCTAAAGCAACTATCTGCACCGGTAAACAAGAAAAACCCGGCCGAACAGGACAAGCTGACGCTAGTTTCCGTGATCAGGGGTAGCGATAGCTTGGAGTTAAAATTTAACAGGCAGCTAGGCGGCAGCGATATCAATAAATTTACCCTAAATCAAAAAGGCTTATATAGGGATATATACCAGTTTAAGGGCGTTTGGAGCGCTGGAACGGTAGAGAGTATAAAGGGATTTTTGGTCGATGAGGTCCGTATAAGTCAGTTTGACGCGAGCACTGTGAGGGTGGTTTTCGTGAACAAATTTGAGATAAATTTAAAACTAAGAGCCGAAGATCGGTCGCTAGTTTTTAAAAAGGCCTCTCCCACGCAAGAGCAAAAATCCCTAAAAAATGAAAATTTAAACTCTAAACAAGCCGCCGCAAAAGATAATCATCAAAAGTCGCAAATCTCACAAAAACAAAGCGTAGAAAAAACGATCGACCTGAAGCAGGCTCAGATACAAGCTAGGCAGATGGCCGAAAAGAAAAAGATCGAACAAGCCAAGCTAGAACAAAAGCAAGAAGCCCAAAAAAACGCAGCCAAGACAAAGCCTGAAATAGCGCAAGCGCCGCAACAGCAAAAAACCGCTCAATCGCAATCTCAAAATCAAAAGCTCGCTCAGCAAAAGCAAGAAAAAGTTGCCGCGCAGACCAAGACGGATGCAAAAAAAACTCAAAGCACCACCGAAAAGGATGAGCAAGAAATTGTGCTTGCGCCCGTAAAAACGACAAGCGCCAAAAAAATTACAAGCGCTAAAGGCAAAGTTATCGTCCTTGACGCAGGACACGGAGGCGATGATCCGGGCGCTATAAATGGATCTTTAAAAGAAAAAAACATCGTGCTAAGTATCGCCCAAAAGGCGGGCAAGGAGCTACAAGGACGCGGTTACAAGGTTTATTACACGCGTAGCAAGGATAAATTTATCAACCTTCGCGACCGCACGAAATACGCCAACGACAAGGCCGCAGACCTCTTTATCTCCATCCACGCAAATGCCGCGCCAAACAAGTCTAAGGCGGCGACTATGCGCGGTATCGAGACGTTTTTCCTCTCGCCGGCTCGTTCCGAGCGCAGCAAAAACGCCGCCGCGCTGGAAAACAAATCCGACATCGAGGAGATGAACTATTTTTCCAAGCAGACATTTTTAAATTTCCTTAACCGCGAGAAAATCATCGCCTCAAACAAGCTCGCCATCGACGTTCAGCGCGAAGTTTTAGCGCGAGCCAAGTCGGTGAGCTCAAAGGCATCCGACGGCGGCGTTCGCGAGGCGCCTTTTTGGGTGCTAGTAGGCGCGCTGATGCCTGCGGTGCTGCTTGAGGTCGGCTACATCACTCATCCAGACGAGGGCGAGCTCATAAATAACTCAAAATACCAAGACGCCCTAGCCAAGGGGCTCGCGGACGGCATAGACGTCTATTTTTCAAACCAGCAATGA
- a CDS encoding nitronate monooxygenase: MQPVKIGKYDIKYPIIQGGMGLGISWDRLAGNVSLEGGLGVISSVGTGYYEGRKYITKELNAKPYGSGNFYSREGLKAVIDNARKICGDRPLGVNILYASNDYERIVKDACDHGINVIITGAGLPTNLPEFTVDYPDVALVPIVSSAKALKIICKRWQGRYGRLPDAVVLEGPLSGGHQGFTYEQCIDPAYSLENLITPVSEEIKQWGDFPLFAAGGIWDKNDIDRAISLGANGVQMGTRFIGTHECDASEEFKQVLLAAKKEDIELIKSPVGYPARGVRTNLINLVDKRQGPKISCVSNCVSPCQRGKEAKEVGYCIADRLYDAFAGRKETGLFFTGANGYRLNEIISVKELFEKLINGEDN, translated from the coding sequence ATGCAACCCGTAAAAATCGGAAAATACGATATAAAATACCCGATAATCCAAGGCGGAATGGGGCTTGGTATCAGTTGGGATAGACTCGCCGGAAACGTCAGCCTAGAAGGTGGCCTAGGCGTCATAAGCTCGGTAGGAACGGGCTACTACGAAGGACGAAAATACATCACCAAAGAGCTAAACGCCAAGCCCTACGGTAGCGGAAATTTCTACTCGCGAGAGGGGCTAAAAGCCGTCATCGATAACGCGCGTAAAATTTGCGGCGATAGGCCTCTTGGGGTAAATATCCTATACGCAAGCAACGACTACGAACGCATCGTAAAAGACGCCTGCGACCACGGTATAAACGTGATCATTACGGGCGCGGGGCTACCTACGAATTTGCCTGAATTTACGGTAGATTACCCGGACGTGGCTTTAGTTCCTATCGTATCCTCGGCAAAGGCGCTAAAAATAATCTGCAAACGCTGGCAAGGGCGCTACGGCAGGCTTCCGGACGCCGTGGTACTTGAAGGGCCTCTTAGCGGCGGGCATCAGGGCTTTACATACGAGCAGTGCATCGATCCAGCGTATAGCCTGGAAAATTTGATAACGCCCGTTAGCGAAGAGATAAAGCAGTGGGGCGATTTTCCGCTATTTGCGGCGGGTGGTATCTGGGATAAAAACGACATCGATAGGGCTATTTCGCTTGGCGCAAACGGCGTGCAGATGGGCACTCGCTTTATCGGTACGCACGAGTGTGACGCTAGCGAAGAGTTTAAGCAGGTACTCCTTGCGGCCAAAAAAGAGGACATCGAGCTAATCAAAAGCCCGGTAGGCTACCCAGCACGCGGCGTCAGGACGAATTTGATTAATCTAGTCGATAAACGCCAAGGGCCCAAAATCAGCTGCGTAAGCAACTGCGTAAGCCCGTGTCAGCGCGGCAAAGAGGCCAAAGAGGTAGGATACTGCATCGCGGATCGCCTCTATGACGCATTTGCGGGGCGCAAGGAAACGGGGCTGTTTTTCACGGGCGCAAACGGCTACAGGCTAAACGAGATAATAAGCGTGAAAGAACTATTTGAAAAACTGATAAATGGCGAAGATAATTAG
- the mnmC gene encoding bifunctional tRNA (5-methylaminomethyl-2-thiouridine)(34)-methyltransferase MnmD/FAD-dependent 5-carboxymethylaminomethyl-2-thiouridine(34) oxidoreductase MnmC: MKSARVIFKDGIPFSPEFDDIYFNADGPIGQSEYVFNSVFDEIWEKKSEFNVLETGFGAGLNFLCAFKRFKNSDKFLNFVSIEKTPIARDDLAKIYVNFSELADVSGELLDAYPPLIHGFHRLNLAPNVTLTLCFGDVEEVLDELSFIADAVFMDGFAPAKNEAMWSERVCAKIANLCAPGAAVCTYSASGALKRALQDSGFEVNLLKGYGKKREMLRAKFAGERQARSEIWFSRFDPASRAVPKSALVIGGGVAGCVCAFKLRQRGLDVTIAEKRGDIALNGSGNHCGILMPLITKPTVNLGRMHMNAFLQAARFYGQNLGAQEIEFCGATDYAYEQKTLERFYEWREFDADNGVFELKFDYEPYASAFIFKGAKARPRKMCKAASAGIKTLLNCEFAGFETLEGGAVRAHFKDGQSIDTDVLVLAIGSESMELFADYDIRLSSVRGQVTHIEPAVWTPAPFSAKGYVCPPAQGVQVIGATYDRNLFLDEPRSSDDEKNLADVAEFLDGKFTKSERLNLSGEQDLNLTTGSDGEAENLNRLEASSNDINLSKNTYLRAKTTGDPAQAQDASNLTAPENGSNIAAKIPQNVRIIGSKVGYRSYSGDRFPLIGRLYDEDFYKDGYKSLLWTKGKSNPHPKYVPNVYASTAHGSRGLCTAVLGAELICDLIFDRPLCIEKSLFDELHLARFLVRKLKKGLK; this comes from the coding sequence ATGAAAAGTGCGCGAGTCATTTTTAAAGACGGCATTCCATTTAGTCCCGAATTTGACGACATTTACTTTAACGCAGATGGTCCCATAGGCCAGAGCGAGTACGTTTTTAACTCCGTTTTTGATGAAATTTGGGAGAAAAAAAGCGAATTTAACGTGCTTGAGACAGGATTTGGCGCGGGGTTAAATTTCCTCTGCGCTTTTAAAAGATTTAAAAACTCAGATAAATTTTTAAATTTCGTCAGTATCGAAAAAACGCCTATCGCTAGAGACGATCTAGCTAAAATTTATGTAAATTTTAGCGAGCTTGCGGACGTTTCGGGCGAGCTTTTGGACGCCTATCCTCCGCTTATTCACGGATTTCACAGGCTAAATTTAGCTCCAAACGTCACGCTTACCTTGTGCTTTGGCGACGTGGAAGAGGTTTTGGACGAGCTTAGCTTTATTGCGGACGCCGTTTTTATGGACGGTTTTGCTCCCGCTAAAAACGAAGCGATGTGGAGCGAGCGGGTTTGCGCTAAAATCGCAAATTTATGCGCTCCCGGCGCCGCTGTTTGCACTTATTCGGCCTCGGGCGCGTTAAAAAGAGCCCTGCAAGATAGCGGCTTTGAGGTAAATTTGCTAAAAGGCTACGGCAAAAAGCGCGAGATGCTACGCGCCAAATTTGCGGGCGAGCGACAAGCTAGAAGCGAAATTTGGTTTAGTAGATTTGATCCCGCGAGCAGGGCTGTGCCAAAGAGTGCTCTGGTGATCGGCGGCGGCGTGGCGGGTTGCGTTTGTGCGTTTAAGTTGCGCCAGCGCGGCCTAGACGTCACGATCGCCGAAAAGCGCGGCGACATCGCGCTAAACGGCTCTGGGAATCACTGCGGGATTTTGATGCCGCTTATCACGAAGCCAACCGTAAATTTAGGCCGCATGCATATGAACGCGTTTTTGCAGGCGGCGCGCTTTTACGGCCAAAACCTCGGCGCCCAGGAGATAGAGTTTTGCGGTGCGACGGACTACGCATACGAGCAAAAGACGCTAGAGCGCTTTTACGAGTGGCGCGAATTTGACGCGGACAACGGCGTTTTTGAGCTAAAATTTGATTACGAGCCTTACGCTAGCGCGTTTATTTTTAAGGGCGCAAAAGCTCGCCCCAGAAAGATGTGCAAGGCGGCAAGCGCGGGTATAAAAACGCTTTTAAACTGCGAATTTGCGGGCTTTGAGACGCTTGAGGGCGGCGCAGTTAGGGCGCACTTTAAGGATGGGCAAAGCATCGACACCGACGTGCTCGTGCTTGCTATCGGCAGCGAGAGTATGGAGCTTTTTGCGGACTACGACATCAGGCTTAGCTCCGTGCGCGGTCAGGTCACGCATATCGAGCCAGCCGTTTGGACGCCTGCGCCCTTTAGCGCCAAAGGCTATGTTTGCCCGCCTGCCCAAGGCGTGCAGGTGATCGGCGCAACTTATGATAGAAATCTTTTTTTAGATGAGCCGCGTTCTAGCGATGATGAGAAAAATTTGGCCGACGTCGCAGAGTTTTTGGACGGTAAATTTACGAAAAGTGAGCGGTTAAATTTAAGCGGCGAGCAGGATTTAAATTTGACTACCGGCTCAGACGGCGAAGCTGAAAATTTAAATCGTTTAGAAGCGAGTAGTAACGATATAAATTTGAGTAAAAATACGTATTTGCGCGCCAAAACCACTGGCGACCCTGCGCAGGCGCAAGATGCGTCAAATTTGACCGCGCCTGAAAACGGCTCAAATATCGCGGCTAAAATACCGCAAAACGTCCGAATAATCGGCTCAAAGGTCGGCTACCGCAGCTATAGCGGCGACCGCTTTCCGCTTATCGGGCGACTTTACGACGAGGATTTTTACAAAGACGGTTACAAATCGCTACTTTGGACGAAAGGCAAGTCCAATCCGCATCCAAAATACGTGCCAAACGTATATGCGAGCACCGCTCACGGCTCGCGCGGACTTTGTACGGCCGTGCTTGGCGCCGAGCTCATCTGCGATCTTATTTTTGACCGTCCGCTTTGTATCGAAAAATCGCTTTTCGACGAGCTTCATTTGGCGAGATTTCTCGTTAGGAAGCTTAAAAAAGGGCTGAAATAA
- the ppa gene encoding inorganic diphosphatase: MDVSKIKAGSNPDKINAVIEIPYGSNIKYEIDKDSGAVVVDRVLYSAMFYPANYGFVPNTLAADGDPADILVLNEYPLQAGSVIPCRLIGVLVMEDEAGMDEKLLAVPVTKIDPRFDAIKSYKDLPEATLNKIKNFFETYKILEPNKWVKVKEFKDANAAKEILDAAIKNYK; encoded by the coding sequence ATGGACGTTTCAAAAATCAAAGCAGGCTCAAACCCGGACAAAATCAACGCCGTGATCGAGATCCCGTACGGCTCGAACATCAAATACGAAATTGACAAAGATAGCGGCGCGGTCGTAGTCGATCGCGTGCTCTACTCGGCGATGTTCTACCCGGCAAACTACGGCTTCGTGCCAAACACTCTCGCAGCAGACGGCGATCCTGCCGACATCTTGGTGCTAAACGAATACCCTCTGCAAGCAGGTAGCGTGATCCCGTGCCGCCTAATCGGCGTGCTCGTGATGGAGGATGAAGCAGGTATGGACGAGAAGCTACTGGCCGTACCGGTTACTAAGATCGATCCGCGATTTGATGCGATCAAAAGCTACAAAGACCTACCTGAGGCCACGCTAAATAAGATCAAAAATTTCTTTGAAACTTATAAAATTTTAGAGCCTAACAAATGGGTCAAGGTTAAAGAATTTAAAGATGCAAACGCCGCAAAAGAGATCTTAGACGCGGCGATCAAAAACTACAAATAA
- a CDS encoding NAD(+) kinase, whose product MEKENLLLPAKVKKVGLVAKINANLVKNARILREILARYGVQILFENAAAKHLNLKEGSNLQGFEVRELATECDFLISLGGDGTIISLCRNAAEISPFVLGIHAGRLGFLTDITMNECEKFFAEFFAGKFEVETPFMLDVFLHKKSGEILRKIAFNDAVIVGEKVGSMTHVEAFWNEKYFNAYFGDGVIVSTPVGSTGYNMSAGGAITYPLSEVFLVTPVCSHSLTQRPVVLPRGFEIKFKTASTAVLVIDGQDRYKMSELESVSMTLSASTARLIRHVGRDYFQILKEKLHWGYND is encoded by the coding sequence ATGGAAAAAGAGAATTTATTACTTCCGGCTAAGGTAAAAAAAGTCGGCCTAGTCGCAAAAATCAATGCAAATTTAGTTAAAAACGCGCGAATCTTGCGCGAGATTTTAGCTAGGTACGGCGTTCAAATTTTGTTTGAAAACGCGGCGGCTAAACATCTAAATTTAAAAGAGGGCTCAAATTTACAAGGATTTGAGGTGCGCGAGCTGGCTACGGAGTGCGATTTTTTGATCTCGCTGGGAGGCGACGGCACAATCATCTCGCTTTGTAGAAACGCAGCCGAGATTTCGCCCTTCGTGCTAGGCATCCACGCGGGCAGGCTAGGATTTTTAACAGATATCACGATGAATGAGTGCGAGAAATTTTTCGCTGAGTTTTTTGCGGGTAAATTTGAGGTCGAGACCCCTTTTATGCTTGACGTTTTTTTGCACAAAAAAAGCGGAGAAATTTTACGCAAAATCGCATTTAACGACGCGGTAATCGTGGGCGAAAAGGTTGGCTCCATGACGCACGTGGAGGCCTTTTGGAACGAAAAATACTTTAACGCGTATTTTGGCGACGGCGTCATCGTCTCTACGCCCGTTGGATCAACCGGATACAACATGAGCGCGGGCGGGGCGATAACCTATCCTTTGAGCGAGGTGTTTTTGGTTACGCCCGTTTGCTCGCACTCGCTCACGCAGCGCCCAGTCGTGCTTCCGCGCGGATTTGAGATCAAATTTAAAACCGCAAGCACTGCGGTGCTGGTTATCGACGGGCAAGATAGGTATAAGATGAGCGAGCTTGAGAGCGTAAGCATGACGCTAAGCGCGAGCACGGCGCGGCTAATCCGCCACGTCGGGAGAGATTATTTTCAAATTTTAAAAGAAAAGCTGCATTGGGGTTATAATGATTGA
- a CDS encoding DUF937 domain-containing protein encodes MDILKLLLGNSSGMLDAMSQKSGLGTNDVEAVISKIAPIFMQRANENFKSDADSSNFLEMIRRSNLGEMTGTPQNISVAEGNELLGVLTGSKENSRALASDVGSQLGISADSIKTLLPMIAPMIAGMLNNQLKASNLQDSVDSGSMMSMLTQFLDQNKDGSIVDDIFRIAGNFFGKK; translated from the coding sequence ATGGATATACTAAAGCTACTTTTGGGCAACTCCAGCGGTATGTTAGATGCGATGTCGCAAAAAAGCGGACTGGGCACAAACGACGTAGAGGCCGTGATTTCTAAGATCGCGCCTATTTTCATGCAAAGAGCCAACGAGAATTTTAAATCTGACGCCGATTCGTCAAATTTCCTCGAGATGATCCGCCGCTCAAACCTTGGCGAGATGACTGGCACCCCGCAAAACATCAGCGTCGCCGAAGGCAACGAGCTACTAGGCGTACTAACTGGCTCAAAAGAAAACAGCAGGGCTCTAGCTAGTGACGTAGGCTCGCAGCTAGGCATCAGCGCAGACTCTATCAAGACTCTGCTACCGATGATCGCGCCGATGATCGCGGGCATGCTAAACAACCAACTAAAAGCATCAAATTTGCAAGACTCTGTAGACAGCGGCTCCATGATGTCGATGCTTACGCAGTTTTTGGATCAGAACAAAGACGGCTCGATCGTGGACGATATTTTTAGGATCGCAGGCAACTTTTTCGGTAAAAAATAG
- the aspS gene encoding aspartate--tRNA ligase: protein MRSHYCTDLSSADIGKEVTLCGWVNTYRDHGGVIFLDLRDRTGLIQIVCDPADSKSSHEAASHVRDEYVLRIKGKVRARGEGLVNPRLKTGEIEVVASEVIVENPSETLPFVIGDENVNEDIRLKYRFLDLRNEKLQNIFKMRSKAAIAARNSLDKMGFIEFETPILTRATPEGARDYLVPSRVYPGQFYALPQSPQLFKQLLMCSGFDKYFQIAKCFRDEDLRADRQPEFTQIDIEMSFIEQEDILNMAENMLKDVFAACGYDIQIPFRRMSYKEATESYGSDKPDLRYDLKMIDVIDIFARSSNEIFSKIATEPKKNRIKALKVPNGDNIFSKREMNRFEEFVRKFGAQGLGYFQMKEDGLKGPLCKFFEQNDLDEIVARCELKVGDVVFFGAGKKKVVLDYMGRFRIFLAEQMGIIDQNKMEFLWVLDFPMFEQNDDGSYSAMHHPFTMPKNIDEPDLEDILSVAHDVVLNGYELGGGSVRIHKNDVQQKVFKLLGIDEAEQREKFGFLLDALSFGAPPHGGIAIGFDRLNMLVNKTSSIRDVIAFPKTQRAQCPLTKAPSEASTEQLRELGLRLREKEK, encoded by the coding sequence ATGCGTAGCCATTACTGCACTGATTTAAGCAGTGCCGACATAGGCAAAGAAGTTACGCTTTGCGGTTGGGTAAATACCTACCGCGACCACGGCGGCGTTATATTTTTGGACCTGCGCGATCGCACGGGGCTGATCCAGATCGTCTGCGATCCTGCAGACAGCAAGAGCTCTCACGAAGCCGCATCGCACGTTCGCGACGAGTACGTCCTAAGGATAAAAGGCAAGGTCCGCGCTCGCGGCGAAGGCCTAGTAAATCCGCGCCTAAAAACGGGCGAGATCGAAGTAGTCGCCAGCGAAGTGATAGTAGAAAACCCGAGCGAGACGCTACCTTTCGTCATCGGCGACGAGAACGTAAACGAGGATATCAGACTAAAATATAGATTTTTGGATCTTAGAAACGAAAAACTTCAAAATATCTTTAAAATGCGTTCAAAAGCGGCAATCGCAGCTAGAAACAGCCTAGATAAAATGGGCTTTATAGAGTTTGAAACGCCGATTTTAACGCGCGCAACGCCTGAAGGCGCGAGAGACTATCTAGTGCCTAGCCGCGTATATCCAGGCCAGTTTTACGCCCTGCCGCAAAGCCCGCAGCTTTTTAAACAGCTTTTGATGTGCTCTGGCTTTGATAAATACTTCCAGATCGCAAAATGTTTCCGCGACGAGGACTTGCGCGCCGATAGACAGCCGGAATTTACGCAGATAGATATCGAGATGAGCTTCATCGAGCAAGAAGACATCCTAAATATGGCCGAAAATATGCTAAAAGACGTATTTGCCGCCTGCGGATACGATATACAAATCCCTTTCCGACGCATGAGCTACAAAGAGGCGACCGAGAGCTACGGCAGCGACAAACCAGATCTGCGCTATGATCTAAAGATGATCGACGTTATCGACATTTTCGCGCGCTCTAGCAATGAAATCTTTAGCAAAATCGCAACCGAACCTAAGAAAAACCGTATCAAAGCACTAAAAGTGCCAAACGGCGATAATATCTTTAGCAAGCGCGAGATGAACCGCTTTGAGGAATTTGTCCGCAAATTCGGCGCTCAGGGCCTTGGCTACTTCCAGATGAAAGAGGACGGGCTAAAAGGACCGCTTTGCAAATTTTTCGAGCAAAACGACCTTGACGAGATTGTGGCTCGCTGCGAGCTAAAAGTCGGCGACGTCGTATTTTTCGGCGCCGGCAAGAAAAAAGTCGTGCTTGATTATATGGGACGATTTAGGATTTTCCTCGCAGAGCAAATGGGCATCATCGACCAAAACAAAATGGAGTTTTTATGGGTGCTTGACTTCCCTATGTTTGAGCAAAACGACGACGGCAGCTACTCAGCGATGCACCATCCGTTTACTATGCCCAAAAACATCGACGAGCCAGATCTCGAGGACATCCTATCGGTCGCTCACGACGTCGTGCTTAACGGCTATGAGCTTGGCGGCGGTAGCGTGAGGATCCACAAAAACGACGTTCAGCAAAAGGTATTTAAGTTGCTTGGCATCGACGAAGCCGAGCAACGCGAGAAATTTGGCTTCTTGCTTGACGCGTTAAGCTTCGGCGCGCCTCCGCACGGCGGTATCGCGATCGGCTTTGATAGGCTAAATATGCTAGTAAACAAAACCAGCTCGATCCGCGATGTCATCGCCTTCCCTAAAACCCAGCGCGCTCAGTGCCCGCTAACGAAAGCGCCAAGCGAAGCTAGCACGGAGCAGTTAAGGGAGCTAGGGTTAAGGCTGCGAGAAAAAGAAAAATAA
- a CDS encoding YgiW/YdeI family stress tolerance OB fold protein translates to MFKKIVLSAALASAMFAAGGFTGSSAQNATNQGGFVGKGALSASTVKQALALPDDARVVLEGKIVSEFRPEHYQFVDKNGDTIEVEIDHKDWRGVTVDENTPVRIYGEVDKDFMKTSIDVKTIEIIK, encoded by the coding sequence ATGTTTAAAAAAATAGTTTTATCAGCGGCTCTTGCTAGTGCGATGTTTGCAGCAGGCGGATTTACTGGCTCAAGCGCACAAAACGCAACAAATCAAGGCGGCTTCGTCGGTAAAGGCGCCTTGAGCGCAAGCACGGTAAAACAAGCCCTAGCGCTACCAGATGACGCTCGCGTCGTGCTTGAGGGCAAGATCGTCTCCGAGTTTCGCCCCGAGCACTACCAGTTTGTCGATAAAAACGGCGACACGATCGAAGTCGAGATCGACCACAAGGACTGGAGAGGCGTAACCGTCGATGAAAATACGCCTGTGCGCATCTACGGCGAGGTCGATAAAGACTTTATGAAAACCTCTATCGACGTAAAAACTATCGAAATAATCAAATAA